In Populus alba chromosome 1, ASM523922v2, whole genome shotgun sequence, a single window of DNA contains:
- the LOC118042876 gene encoding large ribosomal subunit protein mL54, whose protein sequence is MAMNCIKSLRGIVITKEAVGMVDRRTFSAGAKKKGGKGGAAADAPKASSLGKEVKSTTTVGANILKDGTDPKVLDDSEYPDWLWRLLDKRPALSVTEKGRIFETLPYEDLKRFVKLDNRARIKENNFSKAKN, encoded by the coding sequence ATGGCAATGAACTGCATTAAATCTTTGAGAGGTATCGTGATTACTAAGGAGGCAGTGGGGATGGTGGATCGACGGACATTTTCTGCTGGGGCAAAAAAGAAAGGTGGCAAAGGGGGAGCAGCAGCTGATGCTCCAAAAGCATCATCGCTGGGTAAAGAAGTCAAGTCTACAACTACAGTTGGTGCCAATATTCTCAAGGATGGAACAGATCCCAAGGTCTTGGACGATTCTGAATACCCTGATTGGCTGTGGCGATTACTTGATAAACGTCCAGCATTGAGTGTAACTGAGAAAGGAAGAATATTTGAAACTCTCCCTTACGAAGATCTCAAACGCTTTGTCAAGCTGGACAACCGGGCAAGAATCAAGGAAAATAACTTTTCTAAAGCCAAGAACTGA
- the LOC118042842 gene encoding prohibitin-3, mitochondrial — MGSSQAAVSFLNNVARAAFGLGAAATILNSSLYTVDGGQRAVLFDRFRGVIDTSIGEGTHFLIPWLQKPFIFDIRTRPHTFSSVSGTKDLQMVNLTLRVLSRPEVSRLPHIFQRLGLEYDEKVLPSIGNEVLKAVVAQFNADQLLTERPQVSALVRDALIKRASDFDIVMDDVAITHLSYGVEFSRAVEQKQVAQQEAERSKFVVMKADQERRAAIIRAEGESDAAKLISEATTKAGMGLIELRRIEASREIASTLAKSPNVAYLPGGNNMLLALNANR, encoded by the exons ATGGGTAGCAGCCAAGCAGCAGTTTCCTTCCTTAACAACGTCGCTCGCGCAGCTTTCGGTCTTGGTGCCGCCGCCACCATTCTCAACTCCTCTCTTTACACCGTCGATGGAGGCCAACGCGCTGTTCTCTTTGACAGATTCCGTGGAGTCATTGATACTAGCATTGGTGAAGGGACTCATTTCCTCATCCCTTGGCTTCAAAAACCATTTATCTTTGACATCCGTACACGACCTCACACTTTCTCTTCTGTCTCTGGTACTAAGGATCTTCAGATGGTCAATCTTACCCTCCGTGTTCTCTCTCGTCCTGAG GTGTCACGTTTGCCTCATATCTTTCAACGCCTTGGGCTCGAGTATGATGAGAAGGTGCTCCCCTCGATCGGCAATGAGGTGTTGAAGGCTGTGGTTGCTCAGTTCAATGCTGATCAGCTCCTCACTGAGCGTCCCCAGGTGTCAGCTCTGGTCCGTGACGCACTCATCAAGCGTGCAAGTGACTTCGACATAGTGATGGATGATGTGGCTATTACCCACTTGTCTTATGGAGTGGAGTTCTCAAGGGCTGTAGAGCAGAAACAGGTTGCGCAGCAAGAGGCAGAGAGGTCCAAGTTTGTTGTCATGAAGGCTGACCAGGAGAGAAGGGCTGCAATTATCAGGGCAGAAGGTGAGAGTGATGCTGCTAAGCTGATCTCTGAGGCAACAACAAAAGCTGGTATGGGGCTGATTGAATTGAGAAGGATTGAAGCATCAAGGGAAATTGCTTCAACTCTGGCTAAGTCACCCAACGTGGCATACCTTCCTGGTGGTAACAACATGCTTCTGGCACTGAATGCAAACCGGTGA
- the LOC118042841 gene encoding glyceraldehyde-3-phosphate dehydrogenase, cytosolic, translating into MAKIKIGINGFGRIGRLVARVALQRDDVELVAINDPFITTDYMTYMFKYDTVHGQWKHGDIKVKDEKTLLFGDKPVAVFGVRNPEEIPWGAAGADFVVESTGVFTDKDKAAAHLKGGAKKVIISAPSKDAPMFVMGVNEKEYKPDLNIVSNASCTTNCLAPLAKVIHDKFGIVEGLMTTVHSITATQKTVDGPSMKDWRGGRAASFNIIPSSTGAAKAVGKVLPALNGKLTGMAFRVPTVDVSVVDLTVRIEKKATYDQIKAAIKEESETNLKGILGYTEDDVVSTDFMGDSRSSIFDAKAGIALNDNFVKLVSWYDNEWGYSSRVIDLIIHIASVQ; encoded by the exons atggcCAAGATTAAGATCGGTATCAACG GTTTTGGAAGGATCGGGCGTTTGGTGGCGAGAGTTGCTTTGCAGAGAGATGATGTTGAGCTTGTCGCTATCAACGATCCTTTTATCACCACTGATTACATG ACATACATGTTCAAATATGACACTGTTCATGGGCAATGGAAGCACGGAGATATCAAGGTAAAGGATGAGAAGACTCTTCTGTTTGGTGACAAGCCAGTCGCTGTTTTTGGTGTCAG AAACCCAGAGGAGATTCCATGGGGCGCTGCTGGTGCTGATTTTGTTGTTGAGTCCACTGGTGTTTTCACTGACAAGGACAAAGCTGCTGCTCATTTGAAG GGTGGTGCAAAGAAGGTTATTATTTCTGCTCCTAGTAAGGATGCTCCCATGTTTGTTATGGGTGTCAATGAGAAGGAGTACAAGCCTGATCTCAACATTGTTTCCAATGCCAGCTGCACTACCAACTGCCTTGCTCCTTTGGCCAAG GTCATTCATGACAAGTTTGGTATTGTTGAGGGTCTTATGACTACTGTCCACTCCATTACTG CTACACAAAAGACTGTTGATGGACCATCAATGAAGGATTGGAGAGGTGGTAGAGCTGCTTCCTTCAATATCATTCCCAGCAGCACCGGAGCTGCTAAG GCAGTAGGGAAAGTTTTGCCTGCACTCAATGGAAAGTTGACTGGAATGGCTTTCCGTGTTCCCACAGTTGATGTCTCAGTGGTTGACCTCACTGTGAGAATTGAGAAGAAGGCCACATATGACCAGATCAAAGCAGCTATCAA GGAGGAATCTGAGACCAATCTGAAGGGAATCCTTGGTTACACTGAGGATGATGTTGTCTCAACCGACTTCATGGGTGACAGCAG GTCAAGCATATTTGATGCCAAGGCTGGAATTGCATTGAATGATAACTTTGTGAAGCTTGTCTCCTGGTATGACAATGAATGGGGCTACAG CTCTCGCGTGATTGACTTGATCATTCATATCGCCTCTGTGCAATAA
- the LOC118042872 gene encoding probable flavin-containing monooxygenase 1 yields the protein MACEKNHIQSSSKVGIIGAGISGIAAAKQLRHYSPLVFEATNSIGGVWKHCSFSSTKLQTPRCDYEFSDYPWPERDNASFPSHVQVLEYLHNYATHFDVLKYVKFNSKVLEIRYVGDRTSHLDMKPEEYGSLLNGYPAWEVAVETNQSTTVQWYAFEFLVVCIGKYGDLPRMPVFPPHQGEEAFLGKVLHALDYAKLDKDAAHKLLKGKKVAVVGYKKSALDLAVECATANQGPEGQPCTMVIRSLHWTLPSYWIWGLPFFLFFSTRSSQFLHERPYQTLSRTLLCLLLSPMRRGISKFIESYLAWKLPLVKYGLKPDHPFVEDYASCQMAILPENFFEEADKGNILFKRASKWWFWSGGIEFEDKTRLEADVVLLATGYEGKKKLQDLLPEPFSSLVVDSSGIMPLYRGTIHPLIPNMAFVGYIESVSNLHTAELRCIWLARLADEKFKLPGIEKMLEQTNEEIQVMKRTTRFYKRHCISTYSINHSDDICEEMGWNSWRKKSWFSEAFSPYNSQDYEENKED from the exons ATGGCTTGTGAGAAAAACCACATTCAGAGTTCCAGCAAAGTTGGGATCATTGGAGCAGGTATTAGCGGCATTGCTGCCGCTAAACAGCTTCGACATTACAGTCCATTGGTCTTTGAGGCCACTAATTCAATTGGGGGTGTCTGGAAACATTGTTCTTTTAGCTCTACTAAGCTCCAAACACCTCGATGTGATTACGAGTTCTCAGATTACCCTTGGCCCGAGAGGGATAATGCGAGTTTTCCTTCTCATGTCCAAGTTTTGGAATACTTGCACAACTATGCTACACACTTCGATGTGTTGAAATATGTCAAGTTCAACTCCAAGGTGCTGGAGATTCGGTACGTTGGTGACCGAACCAGCCACCTCGACATGAAACCAGAAGAGTATGGATCCTTGCTGAATGGCTATCCTGCTTGGGAGGTAGCTGTAGAGACTAACCAGTCCACGACGGTTCAG tgGTATGCTTTCGAGTTTCTCGTCGTTTGCATTGGAAAGTATGGAGACTTGCCAAGAATGCCAGTATTTCCACCCCATCAAGGCGAAGAAGCATTTCTCGGCAAAGTCTTGCACGCTCTGGATTATGCTAAGCTCGACAAAGATGCTGCTCATAAGCTTCTCAAAGGAAAAAAGGTTGCCGTTGTTGGCTACAAGAAATCAGCTCTTGATTTAGCTGTGGAGTGTGCAACTGCAAACCAAG GGCCGGAAGGACAACCGTGCACGATGGTGATAAGGAGTCTACATTGGACTCTTCCTTCATACTGGATTTGGGGCTTGccatttttcttgttcttttcaaCAAGGTCCTCTCAATTCCTCCATGAAAGGCCATACCAAACCTTGTCCAGGACCCTTCTGTGCCTTCTTCTATCTCCCATG AGAAGAGGAATTTCCAAGTTCATAGAGTCTTATTTGGCGTGGAAGCTTCCCCTTGTAAAGTATGGGTTGAAACCAGACCACCCATTCGTGGAGGATTATGCATCTTGCCAGATGGCTATCTTGCCTGAAAATTTCTTTGAAGAGGCAGACAAGGGAAACATACTGTTCAAAAGAGCATCAAAGTGGTGGTTTTGGAGTGGAGGAATTGAATTTGAGGATAAAACCAGATTAGAGGCTGATGTTGTGCTTCTTGCCACTGGttatgaaggaaaaaagaagctCCAAGATTTATTACCAGAACCCTTTTCCAGTCTTGTTGTCGACTCTTCTGGGATCATGCCCTTGTACAG GGGCACGATTCATCCATTGATTCCTAACATGGCTTTCGTGGGATATATTGAAAGTGTTTCGAACCTGCACACCGCAGAGCTGCGATGCATTTGGCTAGCTAGGCTAGCAGATGAGAAATTCAAGCTTCCAGGCATTGAAAAGATGCTTGAACAGACAAATGAAGAGATTCAAGTCATGAAGAGGACTACCAGATTTTACAAGAGGCATTGCATTTCTACTTACAGTATCAACCACAGTGATGATATCTGTGAAGAGATGGGATGGAATTCTTGGAGGAAGAAGAGTTGGTTCTCGGAAGCTTTCAGCCCTTATAACAGCCAAGACTACGAGGAAAACAAAGAAGATTAG